In Bactrocera oleae isolate idBacOlea1 chromosome 3, idBacOlea1, whole genome shotgun sequence, a genomic segment contains:
- the LOC106615553 gene encoding micronuclear linker histone polyprotein → MHTRNFYGVDIEEDLGIPLSYDAAWKIFNRWPREVRVQHQRLGQRTTPSKHVWCFCQEKNCTTRCPFFGFYNKKDGQTENKLQNIMSHTQNVGRNPPEYKGLLRSLNKWYNSRCAVGSSQVLDLSKLEQLTVKYKYPVFALNKQNSSRRFRRRDSRSVFSHDTKYKPPSMTSKSKQRSRASKDCSSSELYYTIENQLRNLSVSQSRLKHMSASLCRLAYAKKHASRTKLQPKIYKRKVMRRYRSDIPIVSNSESTGNTNTSKTSNFCSKSSRNSKSTKSTDVSKDSKTIESSKPSKGKKMRKRTKSTRRKQASKNSKPSKGKLSESSKATESTKVSKCSKRSKSSKLSKTSKTSKTSKTSESSKTSESYKSITRSKITSTSQISESSRCKDTTKSGYNSKSGETSKSGVANLSTGISKRIRTSKSTAPSKNSISSKSTNVTTAKAISHPVVKSIRFNLAKGKRGATRSAGDEELTPKGKATGSIMKEQAKVAKPQIQRLGGGNELLNRSNRRHIVAWNSGAGAANRKPTAEVAPKPNSKFAANQIAAPTCCRNNKRSIFMDAGGGGDAEAHRGRRCNITRKPSVRISKPILSLFHKKRTISKQSMTMRGQKSRCFFIKGGRRK, encoded by the coding sequence ATGCATACGCGAAATTTTTACGGCGTCGATATTGAAGAGGATCTTGGCATACCGTTGTCATATGATGCGGCCTGGAAGATCTTCAATCGTTGGCCGCGTGAAGTGCGCGTACAACACCAACGATTGGGTCAGCGAACCACACCTTCGAAGCACGTTTGGTGCTTTTGTCaggaaaaaaattgtacaacgcGTTGTCCGTTCTTCGGCTTCTATAATAAGAAAGACGGGCAAACTGAAAATAAGTTACAGAACATAATGTCGCACACGCAAAATGTGGGACGTAATCCACCAGAATATAAAGGATTGCTACGTAGTCTCAATAAATGGTACAACAGCCGATGTGCGGTTGGTTCGAGTCAAGTATTGGATTTGTCGAAATTGGAGCAATTAacggtaaaatataaatatcctGTGTTTGCATTAAACAAACAGAATAGTTCGCGTAGATTTCGTAGACGTGATAGCAGATCGGTGTTTTCTCACGATACAAAGTACAAACCGCCCTCGATGACCAGCAAGAGTAAACAGCGTAGCAGAGCGAGCAAGGATTGCAGCTCTTCCGAACTGTATTACACAATTGAGAACCAATTGCGCAATCTCAGCGTGAGTCAGTCGCGTCTCAAACACATGAGCGCAAGTCTCTGTCGTTTGGCATATGCCAAAAAGCATGCCTCGAGGACGAAGTTGCAGCCGAAGATCTACAAACGCAAAGTCATGCGAAGATATCGCAGTGACATACCGATTGTCAGCAACAGTGAGAGCACCGGCAATACCAACACGAGTAAAACGTCGAACTTCTGTAGTAAAAGTAGCCGGAATAGTAAGTCCACGAAGAGCACCGATGTAAGTAAAGACAGTAAGACAATCGAGAGCAGCAAACCTAGCAAAGGCAAAAAGATGAGAAAGCGTACCAAATCTACTAGAAGAAAACAGGCGAGCAAAAATAGCAAACCAAGCAAAGGCAAGTTAAGTGAGAGTAGTAAAGCTACAGAGAGCACAAAAGTGAGCAAATGCAGCAAGCGTAGTAAGAGCAGCAAGTTGAGTAAGACCAGTAAGACAAGCAAGACGAGTAAAACTAGTGAGAGCAGTAAGACTAGCGAAAGCTACAAATCCATTACTCGCAGTAAAATTACTAGCACCAGCCAGATCAGTGAAAGCAGTCGGTGTAAAGACACTACTAAGAGCGGTTACAACAGCAAAAGTGGTGAAACTAGCAAGAGTGGTGTCGCCAACTTAAGTACCGGCATTAGCAAACGCATCAGAACCAGCAAGAGTACGGCGCCGAGTAAGAATAGCATCAGCAGCAAGTCTACGAATGTAACAACCGCTAAGGCGATCAGTCATCCCGTTGTTAAAAGTATACGCTTCAATCTTGCTAAAGGCAAGAGAGGCGCAACGCGCTCCGCTGGCGATGAAGAGCTGACTCCCAAGGGTAAAGCCACCGGCAGTATAATGAAGGAACAAGCCAAAGTTGCCAAGCCGCAGATACAACGTCTCGGCGGTGGTAATGAGTTATTGAATCGTAGCAATCGTAGGCACATCGTGGCTTGGAACAGCGGTGCCGGCGCCGCGAACCGTAAGCCAACAGCTGAGGTTGCGCCGAAACCCAACAGCAAGTTCGCAGCCAATCAAATAGCCGCCCCCACGTGTTGTCGAAATAATAAACGCTCTATCTTCATGGATGCTGGTGGCGGCGGTGATGCTGAGGCTCATAGGGGTCGACGCTGCAATATTACTCGGAAACCATCGGTGCGCATCTCCAAGCCGATACTATCCTTGTTTCACAAGAAGCGCACAATTTCCAAGCAAAGCATGACAATGCGCGGTCAAAAGTCAAGGTGTTTCTTCATTAAAGGCGGGCGTCGCAAGTAG